A genomic region of Methanosarcina thermophila TM-1 contains the following coding sequences:
- a CDS encoding DEAD/DEAH box helicase, with the protein MEKLAKFKALGLSDSMLKALKKKGFEEPTPIQEKVIPLFLKGNCDIIGQAQTGTGKTTAFGAPIIEKIPEKSGYVQAIILTPTRELAIQVSEELNSLKGDKKLHIFPIYGGQSMTQQLRMLKSGVDIVVGTPGRVIDHLERKSLNLEHIKYFVLDEADEMLNMGFIDEIKEILKATGPEKRMLFFSATMPKPILGIAKKYMRNYEYVAIEKEELVANLTEQIYFEVHENDKFEALCRIIDIEDEFYGLVFCRTKTDTAQLAQKLGDRGYTADALHGDLSQNEREKILNRFRKQKINILVATDVAARGIDIMDLTHVINYSLPQDPESYVHRIGRTGRAGKQGTAITFVTSTEYRRLTYIKKTSKSEMKKGRIPEIKDVIKAKRARVKAELEDIIKTEEYGDCLEMSEKLLDEYPAEKILAALLKYAFKEMFDESMYAEISRSSYVDRKGKTRLFIAMGKADGMTPEKLCEFIQEETGEKDLMIRDAEIFPHFSFVTVPFAQAEALLEIFKDKKRGRKPLVELAQRSRGRNSRDTSESRSSMRSDTPRSSYRNSSGNYARETRTERRSYSSY; encoded by the coding sequence ATGGAAAAATTAGCAAAATTTAAGGCACTTGGACTTTCTGACAGCATGTTAAAAGCCCTTAAAAAGAAAGGGTTTGAAGAACCAACCCCAATTCAGGAAAAAGTTATCCCGCTTTTTTTGAAAGGAAATTGTGATATTATAGGGCAGGCTCAGACAGGAACCGGTAAAACAACGGCTTTTGGAGCCCCCATTATAGAAAAAATCCCCGAAAAATCAGGTTATGTACAGGCAATAATCCTGACTCCGACCCGAGAACTGGCAATCCAGGTTTCAGAAGAACTAAACTCCCTGAAAGGAGACAAAAAGCTGCATATCTTCCCGATATATGGAGGACAGTCCATGACCCAGCAGCTCAGGATGCTAAAAAGTGGGGTTGATATCGTTGTGGGAACTCCTGGAAGGGTAATAGACCACCTTGAGCGGAAGAGCCTGAACCTTGAGCACATTAAATATTTCGTACTGGACGAAGCCGACGAGATGCTCAATATGGGCTTTATTGACGAAATTAAAGAGATCTTAAAGGCAACCGGACCTGAGAAGCGCATGCTTTTCTTTTCAGCTACAATGCCGAAACCCATCCTTGGCATCGCCAAAAAATACATGCGGAATTATGAGTATGTTGCCATTGAGAAAGAAGAACTTGTTGCAAACCTGACCGAGCAGATCTACTTTGAGGTTCATGAGAATGACAAATTCGAGGCCCTGTGCAGAATTATCGATATTGAGGACGAATTCTATGGGCTTGTGTTCTGCAGGACAAAAACCGATACCGCTCAACTTGCCCAGAAACTTGGAGACAGAGGATACACAGCCGATGCCCTGCACGGCGACCTTTCCCAGAATGAAAGGGAGAAGATCCTGAACCGGTTCAGGAAGCAGAAGATAAATATTCTTGTAGCAACCGACGTTGCAGCCCGCGGTATCGATATAATGGACCTGACCCACGTTATCAACTATTCCCTGCCTCAGGACCCAGAATCCTACGTGCACAGGATAGGAAGGACGGGCAGAGCAGGAAAGCAAGGAACTGCAATCACTTTCGTGACATCCACGGAATACAGGCGGCTCACTTATATTAAAAAGACGTCAAAATCTGAAATGAAGAAAGGTCGAATCCCCGAGATAAAGGACGTAATAAAAGCCAAACGAGCAAGAGTAAAAGCCGAACTCGAAGACATTATAAAAACTGAGGAATATGGCGACTGCCTTGAAATGAGCGAAAAGCTCCTTGACGAATACCCAGCCGAAAAAATTTTGGCTGCCTTGTTGAAGTACGCTTTCAAGGAGATGTTCGATGAAAGCATGTACGCAGAAATTTCTAGAAGCTCATACGTCGACCGGAAAGGCAAAACCAGGCTTTTCATTGCCATGGGTAAAGCCGACGGCATGACTCCCGAAAAGCTGTGCGAGTTCATACAGGAAGAAACCGGAGAAAAGGATCTGATGATCAGAGATGCCGAAATATTCCCACACTTTTCCTTCGTAACAGTGCCCTTTGCTCAAGCCGAAGCCCTGCTAGAGATCTTCAAAGACAAAAAGAGAGGTAGAAAACCTCTTGTAGAACTTGCCCAGAGATCAAGGGGGAGAAACTCAAGGGATACCAGTGAATCTCGCAGCAGCATGCGCAGCGACACTCCTCGCAGCAGTTACCGCAATAGCAGCGGAAATTACGCAAGAGAAACAAGAACTGAGAGGAGAAGTTATTCTTCATACTAA
- a CDS encoding 4Fe-4S dicluster domain-containing protein, whose protein sequence is MLNLVLTNISRKPATRLYPFEIREPFKEFKGSIVFNPENCILCGLCQKKCPPDAITVTKADKTWEINLFRCIMCTECVANCPKDCLSVSNQRTKTGAKETLKVSVPIVDKPKAAKASSK, encoded by the coding sequence ATGTTGAACCTTGTTCTAACAAATATTTCTCGTAAACCTGCTACCAGACTTTACCCCTTCGAAATAAGGGAACCTTTCAAAGAGTTTAAAGGAAGTATTGTTTTTAATCCTGAGAACTGTATCCTCTGTGGGCTGTGTCAAAAGAAATGTCCTCCGGATGCGATTACAGTTACCAAAGCTGATAAAACGTGGGAAATTAACTTATTCAGATGCATAATGTGTACTGAATGTGTTGCTAACTGCCCGAAAGACTGTCTATCAGTATCTAATCAAAGGACAAAGACTGGTGCAAAAGAAACTTTAAAAGTGTCAGTTCCGATAGTGGACAAACCAAAAGCAGCAAAAGCATCATCAAAATAA
- a CDS encoding hydrogenase large subunit, whose product MTTVIPFGPQHPVLPEPVSLKLEIDNDVVVGALPSLGYVHRGLEKFIDTKDYNQTTYICERICGICSALHGITYTRAVEKLFDVEIPERAQYIRVIVGELNRIHSHLLWLGLFADGFGFESLFYECWKYREGVLDVLERITGNRVIHSISKVGGVTKDLTNEHIDMIEKMLDTVEAQVKNIEKVFVNNYTVKKRCVGLATMSKQLAYEAGTAGPTLRGSGNAIDVRNTPDWDIYKDLGFKTAVEQDGDCYARTKVRITELYESIKLIRNALSKLPNGDIATPIKGFPTGEAIMRTEQPRGEVVYYVKGNGTKNLQRLKVRTPTFANIPSLLLTLPGVKLADVPIVVLTIDPCISCTER is encoded by the coding sequence ATGACAACCGTAATACCGTTTGGTCCTCAACATCCCGTTTTACCTGAACCAGTGTCTTTAAAACTTGAGATTGACAACGATGTCGTTGTTGGAGCACTTCCCTCACTGGGTTATGTTCACAGAGGGCTTGAGAAATTCATAGACACGAAAGACTATAACCAAACCACATATATTTGCGAAAGAATATGCGGAATTTGCAGTGCCCTCCATGGTATCACTTATACACGAGCAGTCGAGAAACTATTCGATGTTGAAATCCCAGAGAGAGCGCAGTATATAAGAGTAATAGTTGGTGAACTCAACAGAATCCACAGTCACCTGCTCTGGCTTGGTCTGTTCGCCGATGGTTTCGGATTTGAAAGCCTCTTTTACGAGTGCTGGAAGTACAGAGAGGGAGTACTGGATGTACTGGAGAGAATCACTGGAAACAGAGTTATACACTCAATATCGAAAGTTGGAGGAGTTACCAAAGACCTGACTAATGAGCATATTGACATGATTGAGAAAATGCTCGATACAGTGGAAGCACAGGTCAAAAATATCGAAAAAGTGTTCGTAAACAATTACACCGTTAAGAAAAGATGTGTAGGATTAGCTACAATGTCAAAACAGCTCGCATATGAAGCTGGAACTGCCGGTCCTACACTTAGAGGAAGCGGGAACGCTATTGATGTAAGAAACACACCAGACTGGGATATCTATAAGGATCTAGGTTTCAAGACAGCTGTCGAGCAAGATGGTGATTGTTACGCCAGAACTAAAGTAAGAATCACTGAATTATACGAGTCAATTAAGCTGATAAGGAATGCGCTTTCCAAGCTGCCCAATGGGGACATTGCAACACCCATAAAAGGCTTCCCTACTGGTGAAGCTATTATGAGAACTGAGCAGCCCAGAGGTGAGGTTGTATATTACGTAAAAGGTAATGGTACTAAAAACCTGCAAAGGCTTAAAGTAAGAACTCCTACCTTTGCAAATATACCCTCGCTGTTACTGACGCTCCCAGGCGTGAAGCTCGCAGATGTGCCTATAGTTGTACTTACTATAGATCCCTGCATTAGCTGCACTGAAAGATAA
- a CDS encoding NADH-quinone oxidoreductase subunit C gives MLDNTIDATEMKSSDELLKTVEGLKNDGYRFSTIICQKANEGHDLLYLFEKDNKLKNLRYFVKPGEKPKSISGIYLCALLIENEYQDLFGLTFEGLAIDYKGHLYLTPNSPKTPLA, from the coding sequence ATGCTTGATAACACCATAGACGCCACAGAGATGAAAAGCAGCGACGAGCTGCTAAAAACGGTTGAGGGCTTAAAAAATGATGGCTACCGATTCTCTACTATAATATGCCAGAAAGCTAACGAAGGTCACGATCTTCTATATCTCTTTGAGAAGGACAACAAATTAAAAAATCTAAGGTACTTTGTGAAACCAGGTGAGAAACCCAAGAGTATATCAGGAATTTATTTATGTGCACTTTTGATCGAGAATGAGTACCAGGATCTCTTCGGATTGACTTTCGAAGGTTTAGCAATAGACTACAAAGGCCACCTTTACTTAACGCCAAACAGTCCAAAAACTCCCTTGGCTTAA